A window from Pochonia chlamydosporia 170 chromosome Unknown PCv3seq00020, whole genome shotgun sequence encodes these proteins:
- a CDS encoding restless-like transposase (similar to Metarhizium robertsii ARSEF 23 XP_007826348.1): protein MAWEKLDKYYTILDTTPIYYTALALHPAYRWGWFEQAWVHKPDWIRSAKRIVQEVWDESYRDFHIVVASNDEPVAKRQKQYYNAFEEHCEQSRIDSIQTEPLLDDDTIGDEYERWQSSHESTDKTVRDPIAYWHEKRLQYPRLSRMALDFVTIQSMSAECERMFSAAGQMVVPQRCNLQAQTVGMCQVLRSWFRAGIINDLDPLFLSIIEEKKELEGIHLNDDEFRRRELSWLAAAAKTAGH, encoded by the coding sequence atggcctgggagaaattagacaagtattacactattctcgacacaacaccgatatattataccgccctcgcactccacccggcatacagatggggatggttcgagcaggcctgggtacataagcccgactggatcagatctgcaaaaaggatagttcaagaagtgtgggacgagtcctatcgagatttccatattgtggtggcctcaaatgacgagcctgttgcaaaacgacagaagcaatactacaatgccttcgaagagcattgcgaacagtcccgtatcgactccatacagacagagcctctactggacgacgacacgattggcgacgaatacgaacgatggcaatcgagccatgagagcactgacaagactgtgcgagatccgatagcgtattggcatgagaagcgcctgcaataccctcgtctctcccgaatggccctcgactttgtcacaatacaatcaatgtctgcagaatgtgagaggatgttctcggcagcagggcagatggttgttccccaacggtgcaatcttcaggcgcaaacagttgggatgtgtcaggtattgaggtcgtggtttcgggcaggcattatcaacgacctagatccgttatttctctcgatcatagaggagaagaaagagctcgagggcatccatcttaatgatgatgagttcagaagacgggagctatcgtggctcgctgccgcggcgaaaacagctggccattga